The Lentzea guizhouensis genome contains a region encoding:
- a CDS encoding type VII secretion target, with translation MTGFGLVPEELRAHAARLDGIRDRLSTALDAARTVSLPTDAYGQICQFFPPMVDPVEQMGMDAIGAAVTAVEETATGVRETAKAYDAVDESNRSAFGS, from the coding sequence GTGACCGGATTCGGTTTGGTGCCCGAGGAGCTGAGGGCGCACGCCGCCAGGCTGGACGGGATCAGGGACCGGCTGTCGACCGCGCTCGACGCCGCGCGCACGGTGAGCCTGCCGACCGACGCGTACGGCCAGATCTGCCAGTTCTTCCCGCCGATGGTCGATCCCGTCGAGCAGATGGGCATGGACGCCATCGGTGCGGCCGTGACGGCCGTGGAGGAGACCGCGACCGGCGTGCGGGAGACGGCCAAGGCCTACGACGCGGTCGACGAGAGCAACCGTTCGGCGTTCGGGTCATGA
- a CDS encoding YbaB/EbfC family nucleoid-associated protein, translated as MIGGSPEQVERQLEDWARQAEQKAERYQEMSAAVSAVSATESSPDGVVRVTVNASGAVSALELTDRIREQTGQAVAAQIMATIQKAQARLAGQVQAAMQATIAGEQSTIESVVSSYEQRFPEPVGPPAGEGPGFKRIGELEDETPPSPPVERRQPQRRPIEEDDDFGGGSVLS; from the coding sequence GTGATCGGTGGAAGCCCGGAGCAGGTCGAACGGCAGCTGGAGGACTGGGCCCGGCAGGCCGAGCAGAAGGCCGAGCGCTACCAGGAGATGAGTGCGGCGGTCTCGGCCGTCAGCGCCACCGAGTCGTCGCCGGACGGGGTGGTCAGGGTGACCGTCAACGCGTCCGGGGCGGTGTCGGCGCTGGAGCTCACCGACCGCATCCGCGAGCAGACCGGGCAGGCGGTGGCCGCGCAGATCATGGCGACCATCCAGAAGGCGCAGGCCAGGCTCGCCGGGCAGGTGCAGGCCGCGATGCAGGCGACGATCGCCGGTGAGCAGTCGACGATCGAGTCCGTGGTGTCGAGCTACGAGCAGCGGTTTCCGGAGCCGGTCGGGCCGCCGGCGGGCGAGGGGCCCGGGTTCAAGCGCATCGGTGAGCTGGAGGACGAGACACCGCCTTCGCCTCCGGTGGAACGGCGGCAGCCCCAGCGCCGTCCGATCGAGGAGGACGACGACTTCGGCGGAGGTTCGGTGCTGAGTTAG
- a CDS encoding DUF4406 domain-containing protein — MLILIAGPYRSGTGDDPELMARNLERLEEAAWPIFRSGHVPMIGEWVALPVLRGAGGESPADPVAEGIMYPTAERLLEKCDAVLRLPGESTGADQDVRIARERGLPVYHRVEDVPGYRAA; from the coding sequence ATGTTGATTCTGATCGCGGGTCCTTACCGGTCCGGCACCGGGGACGACCCGGAGCTGATGGCGCGCAACCTCGAACGCCTGGAGGAGGCCGCGTGGCCGATCTTCCGCAGCGGGCACGTGCCGATGATCGGCGAGTGGGTGGCGTTGCCGGTGCTGCGCGGCGCGGGTGGTGAGTCGCCGGCCGATCCGGTGGCCGAGGGGATCATGTACCCGACGGCGGAGCGGTTGCTCGAGAAGTGCGACGCGGTGCTGCGGTTGCCGGGGGAGTCGACCGGGGCTGACCAGGACGTGCGGATCGCGCGGGAACGCGGGCTGCCGGTCTACCACCGGGTCGAGGACGTTCCGGGATATCGGGCCGCCTGA
- a CDS encoding DeoR/GlpR family DNA-binding transcription regulator, which yields MLAAQRRDLLLERLRTDGRIVAKDLATEVGISEDTIRRDLRDLAAAGLCQRVYGGALPVSPAIADYTARQEVSVSGKQRVAAAAAALVEPGCTAIIDGGTTALAVVRALPLDLQATVVTHSPTVASALESHRDVDVYLIGGRLFKHSMVACGAAAVEAARGVHADLFLLGVTGVHPEAGLTTGDADEAAMKRTLARQAAETYVLASSEKIGAASRFSVLPLDEVAGVVTDADNEVVTALTVPIIRA from the coding sequence ATGCTCGCCGCTCAGCGCCGTGACCTGCTGCTCGAACGCCTGCGCACCGACGGCCGGATCGTCGCCAAGGACCTCGCCACCGAGGTCGGCATCTCCGAGGACACGATCCGCCGCGACCTGCGGGACCTGGCCGCCGCCGGGCTCTGCCAGCGCGTCTACGGCGGCGCGCTGCCGGTGTCGCCCGCGATCGCCGACTACACGGCCCGCCAGGAGGTCTCGGTCTCCGGCAAGCAACGGGTGGCGGCTGCGGCAGCCGCACTCGTCGAGCCTGGATGCACCGCGATCATCGACGGCGGCACTACGGCGTTGGCCGTCGTGCGCGCGTTGCCGTTGGATCTGCAGGCGACCGTTGTCACGCACAGTCCGACGGTCGCGAGCGCGTTGGAAAGCCACCGGGACGTGGACGTCTATCTGATCGGTGGGCGCCTGTTCAAGCACTCGATGGTCGCGTGTGGCGCCGCAGCCGTGGAGGCCGCACGGGGCGTGCACGCCGACCTGTTCCTGCTGGGCGTCACCGGCGTGCACCCGGAGGCGGGCCTGACCACCGGCGACGCGGACGAGGCCGCGATGAAGCGCACGCTGGCCCGCCAGGCCGCGGAGACGTACGTGCTGGCGAGCTCGGAGAAGATCGGCGCGGCATCGCGGTTCTCGGTGCTGCCGCTCGACGAGGTGGCCGGCGTGGTCACGGACGCGGACAACGAGGTCGTGACCGCTCTGACCGTGCCGATCATCCGCGCGTGA
- a CDS encoding response regulator, with protein sequence MRVVLAEDGVLLREGLTGLLARFGFEVVAAVGDATALEIAVVEHRPDLVLTDIRMPPTFTDEGLRAALALRRNDSGLPVVLLSQYVEHRHAADLLDSGGHIGYLLKDRVADVEEFVTKLRYVVDGGTVIDPEVVRKLVRRSPLATLSGREAEVLALVAEGHSNAAISRRLVLSEAGVGKHIGNILAKLDLPPDDDTNRRVMAVLRYLRNV encoded by the coding sequence ATCCGAGTAGTCCTCGCCGAGGACGGCGTCCTGCTGCGCGAGGGGCTCACCGGCCTGCTGGCCAGGTTCGGCTTCGAGGTGGTGGCGGCGGTCGGCGACGCGACGGCGTTGGAGATCGCTGTCGTGGAGCACCGGCCGGACCTCGTGCTGACCGACATCCGCATGCCGCCGACGTTCACCGACGAGGGCTTGCGTGCCGCGCTTGCGTTGCGCCGCAACGATTCGGGCCTGCCGGTCGTGCTGCTGAGCCAGTACGTCGAACACCGGCACGCCGCCGACCTGCTCGACAGCGGCGGCCACATCGGCTACCTGCTCAAGGACCGGGTGGCCGACGTGGAGGAGTTCGTCACGAAGCTGCGGTACGTCGTCGACGGCGGCACGGTGATCGATCCCGAGGTGGTGCGCAAGCTGGTCCGGCGTTCGCCGCTCGCGACGCTGTCCGGCCGGGAGGCGGAGGTGCTCGCGCTGGTCGCCGAGGGGCACTCGAACGCGGCGATCTCGCGGCGTCTGGTGCTGTCGGAGGCCGGGGTGGGCAAGCACATCGGCAACATCCTCGCGAAGCTCGACCTGCCGCCGGACGACGACACGAACCGGCGGGTGATGGCCGTGCTGAGGTACCTGCGGAACGTCTGA
- a CDS encoding sensor histidine kinase, with product MGEGAPATVLEAVTGRRFLLSSWPWRSLVYLVTSLPMAVAAAVLLALAVLPWQPIATKGPSLDAVLLAAVGVLAATAIPLLATQLAKVERARVRLVDTRPITTSDRAAGLYRYGEATTWREVVHAGLLATVVPVVSSAFLVLFLLVVAFMMMPALIVDGPVAVLFWEIGTAAEAWVCTAVGLPGLAALSYLAAGITGVQAQLARALLSGRNDLRAELVEVSASRARLVDAFEAERRRIERDLHDGAQQRLVSLTIQLGLARVDLPDNKTVAAAHEQAKELMAELREFIRDIHPQVLTDHGLADALDDLADRIPLPVTVEADLTRLPAAVESAAYFVVSEALTNVVKHAQATEVEVQAHQREQMLVVEITDDGCGGADPAAGTGLTGLADRVAVVGGRMLLSSPTGGPTRLRVEIPCRSE from the coding sequence ATGGGGGAAGGCGCGCCGGCGACGGTGCTCGAAGCGGTGACGGGTCGACGGTTCCTGCTGAGCAGCTGGCCGTGGCGTTCGCTGGTGTACCTGGTCACGAGCCTGCCGATGGCCGTGGCCGCCGCCGTGTTGCTCGCGCTCGCCGTGCTGCCGTGGCAACCGATCGCGACCAAGGGGCCGAGCCTCGACGCGGTGTTGCTCGCGGCGGTCGGCGTGCTGGCGGCGACCGCGATCCCGCTGCTCGCGACGCAGCTCGCGAAGGTGGAACGGGCGCGGGTGCGGCTCGTCGACACCAGGCCGATCACGACCAGCGACCGCGCGGCAGGCCTGTACCGCTACGGCGAGGCGACGACGTGGCGCGAGGTCGTCCACGCCGGCCTGCTGGCGACGGTCGTGCCGGTGGTGTCGTCGGCCTTCCTCGTGCTGTTCCTGCTGGTCGTGGCGTTCATGATGATGCCGGCGCTGATCGTGGACGGGCCGGTGGCGGTGCTGTTCTGGGAGATCGGCACGGCCGCGGAGGCCTGGGTCTGCACGGCGGTCGGGCTGCCGGGGCTCGCGGCGCTCAGCTACCTCGCGGCCGGGATCACCGGGGTGCAGGCGCAGCTCGCGCGGGCGTTGCTGAGCGGCCGCAACGACCTGCGCGCCGAGCTGGTCGAGGTGTCGGCGTCACGGGCCAGGCTGGTCGACGCGTTCGAGGCGGAACGGCGCCGCATCGAACGGGACCTGCACGACGGTGCGCAGCAACGTCTCGTCAGCCTCACCATCCAGCTCGGCCTCGCGCGGGTGGACCTGCCGGACAACAAAACCGTTGCGGCAGCTCACGAACAGGCCAAGGAACTGATGGCGGAGCTGCGGGAGTTCATCCGCGACATCCACCCGCAGGTGCTCACCGACCACGGCCTGGCCGACGCGCTGGACGACCTCGCCGACCGGATCCCGTTGCCGGTCACCGTGGAAGCCGACCTCACCCGGCTGCCCGCCGCCGTCGAGTCGGCCGCGTACTTCGTGGTGTCCGAGGCGCTCACCAACGTGGTCAAGCACGCGCAGGCGACCGAAGTAGAAGTTCAAGCACACCAACGCGAACAGATGCTCGTCGTCGAGATCACCGACGACGGGTGCGGGGGAGCGGACCCGGCTGCCGGCACCGGACTGACCGGCCTGGCCGACCGGGTCGCGGTGGTGGGCGGGAGAATGCTGCTGTCCAGCCCGACCGGTGGCCCGACCCGACTGCGCGTGGAGATCCCGTGCCGATCCGAGTAG
- a CDS encoding ABC transporter ATP-binding protein gives MIYGGNTPFAVELRAVTKQYGAKSASVRALNGVSLGFPAGTWTAVMGPSGSGKSTLLHCATGLDRVSSGQVLLTGTDITQAPEAYLTTLRRRSIGFVFQHFNLVASLTAAQNVELPLKLAGSRVSKSDVFEALDQVGLGDRLHHRPRELSGGQQQRVAIARAMITRPAVLFADEPTGALDSQSARTVLALLKDLVRNGQTIIMVTHDPAAAAAADSVVFLSDGRVIDRLDQPTTHAVAERLARLEESC, from the coding sequence GTGATCTACGGGGGAAACACGCCGTTCGCGGTCGAGCTGCGCGCGGTGACCAAGCAGTACGGCGCCAAATCCGCTTCGGTGCGCGCCTTGAACGGCGTCAGCCTCGGCTTCCCTGCCGGGACCTGGACCGCGGTGATGGGCCCGTCCGGGTCCGGCAAGTCGACGCTGCTGCACTGCGCGACCGGCCTGGACCGGGTGTCGAGCGGCCAGGTGCTGCTCACCGGCACCGACATCACCCAGGCGCCCGAGGCGTACCTGACCACGTTGCGGCGCAGGTCGATCGGCTTCGTCTTCCAGCACTTCAACCTCGTCGCCTCGCTGACCGCCGCGCAGAACGTCGAACTGCCGTTGAAACTCGCCGGCTCGCGTGTGTCCAAATCGGACGTCTTCGAGGCCCTGGACCAGGTCGGCCTCGGCGACCGCCTGCACCACCGCCCGCGCGAGCTCTCCGGCGGCCAGCAACAACGCGTCGCCATCGCCCGCGCCATGATCACCCGCCCCGCCGTGCTGTTCGCCGACGAACCCACCGGCGCCCTCGACTCCCAGTCCGCCCGCACCGTCCTCGCTCTGCTCAAGGACCTGGTCCGCAACGGCCAAACGATCATCATGGTCACCCACGACCCGGCCGCCGCCGCTGCCGCCGACTCGGTCGTCTTCCTCTCGGACGGCCGTGTGATCGATCGACTCGACCAACCGACCACCCACGCCGTCGCCGAACGGCTCGCGCGCCTGGAGGAGTCGTGCTGA
- a CDS encoding FtsX-like permease family protein — MLTLSLSTLRERWPLFIGAVITVALGVALVQAALLVMAATADGWIPPGATEEEAFQIREGYVGAATLLGMTVPLAAFLAVFIVGSTFAFTVAQRSRDLALLRVLGANPPQVRRLLLFEAFFLGTFGTAIGVVISFPTVTAQSAVLTAFGFLPDGFAAPFGPWVLWASIPIGVGVAVLGVLSASRRASRVQPLDALRDTGSAARVMTLGRWVTGLLSVAMTVLLILLARSGDLLIALTTSLLISMTGSVALSRLSPLLVPLLGRLLVLPGLGELARANLRDGVRRSASTAAPLIVLVALVLGIDGSLGSLALLTGVEQERSVRADLVVDSTGAQSTRLAGLPGVAVAAPQTLLPVKIVVQNLVDADGPAVTEAYDEQVFAIDPATYLRTHVTQPRSGSLDRLTGMTIAGGPMVAGERLIGETATMHYNDQSTTLQFVARMPETLALGEEFLVSRDAVPADLLATSPTTTFVRLTPGTDPATVRSAIAAAGLGDVRTVSEWAGAAAKAQQSGNLAIMAVLMGLSGLYAAIAAVNAVVIAGAERRAEFAVLRLSGLTRRQIMTVALVESTAVTVIGLLLGAVVAAGALVGVAGGTQGIVDVPWALFGLLSAGALVITAIACAATTWKVSAAR, encoded by the coding sequence GTGCTGACCCTGTCCCTGAGCACGCTGCGCGAACGCTGGCCGCTGTTCATCGGCGCCGTCATCACGGTCGCGCTGGGCGTCGCACTCGTGCAGGCCGCGCTGCTGGTCATGGCCGCCACCGCCGACGGCTGGATCCCGCCGGGCGCCACCGAGGAGGAGGCGTTCCAGATCCGCGAGGGCTACGTCGGCGCCGCCACCCTGCTCGGCATGACCGTGCCACTGGCGGCGTTCCTCGCGGTCTTCATCGTCGGCTCGACGTTCGCGTTCACCGTCGCCCAGCGCAGCCGCGACCTCGCCCTGCTCCGCGTCCTGGGCGCCAACCCTCCCCAGGTGCGCCGCCTGCTGCTGTTCGAGGCGTTCTTCCTCGGCACGTTCGGCACCGCGATCGGCGTCGTCATCTCCTTCCCCACCGTCACAGCGCAATCCGCCGTGCTGACCGCGTTCGGCTTCCTCCCCGACGGCTTCGCCGCGCCGTTCGGCCCGTGGGTGCTCTGGGCCTCGATCCCCATCGGCGTCGGCGTGGCGGTCCTCGGCGTCCTCTCCGCCTCCCGCCGCGCTTCTCGCGTCCAACCACTCGACGCGTTGCGCGACACCGGCTCCGCCGCCCGCGTCATGACCCTCGGCCGCTGGGTCACCGGCCTGCTGAGCGTCGCCATGACCGTCCTGCTCATCCTGCTGGCCCGCTCCGGCGACCTGCTGATCGCCCTGACCACGTCGTTGCTGATCTCAATGACCGGCTCCGTCGCCCTCAGCCGCCTGAGCCCACTACTCGTCCCCCTGCTCGGCCGCCTGCTGGTCCTCCCCGGCCTCGGCGAACTCGCCCGGGCCAACCTCCGCGACGGCGTCCGCCGCAGCGCCTCCACCGCCGCCCCGCTGATCGTCCTGGTGGCCCTGGTCCTCGGCATCGACGGCTCCCTCGGCTCCCTGGCCCTGCTCACCGGCGTAGAACAGGAACGCTCCGTCCGCGCCGACCTCGTCGTCGACTCCACCGGCGCCCAGTCCACCCGCCTCGCCGGACTCCCCGGCGTCGCCGTAGCCGCCCCGCAGACCCTCCTCCCGGTGAAGATCGTCGTCCAGAACCTCGTCGACGCCGACGGCCCGGCCGTCACCGAGGCCTACGACGAACAGGTCTTCGCCATCGACCCCGCGACCTACCTGAGGACTCACGTGACCCAACCCCGCAGCGGCAGCCTCGACCGGCTGACCGGCATGACGATCGCCGGCGGCCCCATGGTCGCGGGCGAGCGCCTGATCGGCGAAACGGCCACCATGCACTACAACGACCAATCGACCACCCTCCAGTTCGTCGCCCGCATGCCCGAAACCCTGGCCCTGGGCGAGGAGTTCCTGGTCTCCCGCGACGCCGTCCCCGCCGACCTGCTTGCCACCTCCCCGACCACCACCTTCGTCCGACTCACCCCGGGCACCGACCCGGCCACCGTCCGCTCCGCCATTGCCGCTGCGGGTCTCGGCGACGTCCGCACGGTCTCCGAATGGGCTGGTGCCGCCGCAAAGGCCCAGCAGTCCGGCAACCTCGCCATCATGGCCGTCCTCATGGGACTGTCCGGTTTGTACGCCGCCATCGCCGCCGTGAACGCCGTCGTGATCGCCGGCGCGGAACGCCGGGCTGAGTTCGCTGTGTTGCGCCTGTCGGGTCTCACCCGCCGGCAGATCATGACCGTCGCCTTGGTCGAGTCGACCGCGGTCACGGTGATCGGGCTGCTGCTCGGGGCGGTGGTGGCGGCGGGGGCGTTGGTCGGGGTGGCGGGCGGGACGCAGGGCATCGTCGACGTGCCGTGGGCCCTGTTCGGGCTGCTCTCGGCGGGCGCGCTGGTGATCACGGCAATCGCTTGCGCGGCAACGACGTGGAAGGTGTCAGCGGCCCGGTGA
- a CDS encoding TIR domain-containing protein, translating into MARVFISYASQNLARALEVASWLTADGHQAFVDQDPSRGLTVGEDWERQLRDRLRWADVVVCLITAAYARSVWCSTEALFARWLGSVVVPVLSERDAEHPLLRFPVQYADLTSDHSLARERLIEAVRRTDQSTTNWSHRESPYPGLRAFDAGLRGVFFGRAVETADLARAVRSPVADGCLLVIGPSGSGKSSLVRAGLVPVIAGEPGWLTLPPFTPGTDPSSALVRELVSAGRRRGLGWTVADVRAGCAGDLVEELLIGAGGRCERLLVVIDQLEELLTQTPDDRKRSFAHTLIDLSAAPVQLVATVRSEFVDRLLADADLRPLAGPTFAVKPLGQAQLRSVVEGPARLAGISVSEELLQRLVADTDDGSALPLLAFTLAQLAADRRGSELSPARYDELGGVRGALVKQADAALREAVGVTGRTPDEVITGLLELVTVDDHDQPVRGRVVRSVLPDSVAAEMDVFIAHRLLTTDDDGALTVAHEAFLTAWQPMASAITAEATALRARGAIDRAAASWETSGRAVNRLWERNQLAAAVADVAADVPPVFRRGGGGIRTSRVELGETSRAFLLAGVRRDRMRRGWLTTVLSALLVVASVAAGMAVVQQREAEHQQRIAASRALVSRAEAGLRDDPQLALMLGVAAIELNPGLDTKNSLTESLTSTHYGGTITGHTGEVTAVGFARDKRTLATAGADRAVILSDLADPLKPRELKRLTGHRFTVTDLAFSPVAPLLVTVDGAGGVILWDVEDPARATRIWQSPDRDRPALTSVAISPDGRTLATGGGASSDRPEVGLPPGGVQLWDITVPAEPREISRLSSHELMVLGLAFHPDGRTLASAAMDGSVALWDTSDPARAFALAALPREPDARWQSVAFSPDGRTLAGVGAGRTPAVLWDVTDRTRLSRIAAPPASAGGFLHDVVFSPDGAMLVAVGQDRSVVRWDVRRPAEPLALPSFHGHARGVEAVAFHPDGGYLVTGGHDRVVMLWHVRNPAGAVQSGEPLTGHVGEVERLEFRPDGRVLVSTGDDGQITFWDTRDHARPRRIHRFAPGHREELSALAFSADGRLLATGSHDGAVKLWDVSDPAAPVRIDQPISERAGRVLDLAFLPAGGQLLVCGSGGQVFLWDMVSRRRTAVPVDMPLLPNSAAFGGDGTLLAYGGPGPGRWLWDVRDPRNLRAITTQLDERDGYAVESAFAGDVLAVSSTDITVVLWDLRDPTRPLRLGQPLTGHESLVSKMAFSADRQTLLTVDSDRAAILWNVSAPDHPRRIGPQLPSEGAAALSVDGRTVASKDGDGVVLWDLSGPVDAREHPVERACERAGRGLTREEWEHHVGPGYRETCRSPGR; encoded by the coding sequence ATGGCACGGGTGTTCATCAGCTATGCGAGTCAGAACCTCGCCCGCGCCCTGGAAGTGGCCTCCTGGCTCACCGCCGACGGTCACCAGGCGTTCGTCGACCAGGACCCGAGCCGCGGCCTGACCGTCGGCGAGGACTGGGAACGCCAGCTCCGCGACCGCCTGCGCTGGGCCGACGTCGTCGTCTGCCTGATCACCGCCGCCTACGCGCGGTCGGTGTGGTGCAGCACCGAGGCCCTGTTCGCGCGGTGGCTGGGCAGCGTGGTCGTGCCCGTGCTGTCGGAGCGCGACGCCGAGCACCCGTTGCTCCGCTTTCCGGTGCAGTACGCCGACCTGACCAGCGATCATTCGCTCGCTCGTGAGCGTTTGATCGAAGCTGTCCGCCGAACCGATCAATCGACCACGAACTGGTCGCACCGGGAGTCGCCGTATCCCGGGTTGCGTGCGTTCGATGCGGGGTTGCGGGGTGTGTTCTTCGGGCGGGCGGTGGAGACGGCCGATCTTGCTCGCGCGGTGCGTTCGCCCGTGGCCGACGGGTGCCTGCTCGTGATCGGTCCGTCCGGGTCTGGCAAGTCGTCGTTGGTGCGGGCGGGGTTGGTGCCGGTCATCGCCGGGGAACCTGGCTGGTTGACGTTGCCGCCGTTCACACCCGGCACGGATCCTTCGTCGGCGTTGGTGCGGGAGCTTGTTTCGGCCGGACGGCGGCGGGGGCTTGGTTGGACCGTCGCCGACGTGCGGGCGGGGTGTGCCGGCGACCTGGTCGAGGAGTTGCTGATCGGCGCTGGTGGGCGTTGTGAGCGGTTGCTCGTTGTGATCGATCAGCTGGAAGAGCTGCTCACGCAGACGCCGGATGATCGGAAACGGTCATTCGCTCACACGCTCATCGATTTGAGTGCGGCGCCGGTTCAACTCGTTGCCACGGTCCGATCGGAGTTCGTCGACCGTCTGCTGGCCGATGCCGACCTCCGGCCGCTCGCCGGTCCCACCTTCGCGGTGAAGCCCCTGGGGCAGGCGCAGCTCCGGTCGGTGGTCGAAGGTCCGGCTCGGTTGGCCGGGATCAGCGTGTCCGAGGAGCTTCTGCAGCGGTTGGTCGCCGATACCGATGACGGGTCTGCGCTTCCGCTGCTCGCTTTCACCTTGGCCCAGTTGGCTGCCGATCGTCGTGGTTCGGAGCTTTCACCGGCTCGCTACGACGAACTTGGTGGGGTGCGCGGCGCCTTGGTGAAGCAGGCGGACGCCGCTCTTCGCGAGGCGGTCGGGGTCACCGGCCGTACTCCTGACGAGGTCATCACCGGCTTGCTGGAGCTGGTGACCGTTGATGATCATGACCAGCCTGTGCGTGGGCGGGTTGTCCGGTCGGTGTTGCCGGATTCGGTTGCGGCAGAGATGGACGTGTTCATCGCGCACCGGTTGCTCACGACGGACGACGACGGGGCGCTCACGGTTGCGCACGAGGCGTTCCTGACTGCTTGGCAACCCATGGCTTCCGCGATCACCGCCGAGGCGACCGCACTGCGGGCGCGTGGGGCGATCGATCGTGCTGCGGCGTCTTGGGAGACGTCGGGTCGGGCGGTGAACCGGTTGTGGGAGCGCAACCAGTTGGCGGCGGCGGTGGCGGATGTGGCGGCGGACGTTCCACCGGTGTTCCGGCGGGGTGGTGGGGGGATCAGGACGAGCCGGGTGGAGCTCGGTGAGACCAGTCGGGCGTTTCTGCTCGCGGGGGTGCGTCGGGATCGGATGAGGCGTGGATGGCTCACGACGGTGCTGTCGGCGTTGCTCGTTGTCGCGTCGGTGGCGGCGGGGATGGCGGTTGTGCAGCAGCGGGAGGCCGAGCACCAGCAACGGATTGCTGCCTCGCGTGCATTGGTGTCGCGGGCGGAGGCCGGCCTGCGCGACGACCCGCAGCTCGCGCTCATGCTCGGGGTGGCGGCGATTGAGCTGAACCCCGGACTCGACACCAAGAACAGCCTGACCGAGTCGCTGACCAGCACCCACTACGGCGGCACCATCACCGGGCACACCGGGGAGGTCACGGCGGTGGGGTTCGCTCGGGACAAGCGCACCCTGGCCACCGCGGGTGCCGACAGAGCCGTGATCCTGTCAGACCTCGCGGACCCGTTGAAGCCGCGGGAGCTGAAACGGTTGACCGGGCACCGGTTCACGGTCACCGATCTGGCGTTCAGCCCGGTGGCACCGTTGCTCGTGACGGTGGACGGGGCCGGTGGGGTGATCCTGTGGGATGTCGAGGACCCCGCTCGCGCCACGCGGATCTGGCAGTCGCCTGATCGTGACAGACCAGCGTTGACATCGGTCGCCATCAGCCCGGACGGCCGCACGCTCGCCACCGGAGGCGGTGCTTCGAGTGACAGGCCCGAAGTGGGCCTGCCCCCCGGGGGCGTGCAGTTGTGGGACATCACCGTGCCTGCGGAACCGCGTGAGATCAGCAGACTTTCCAGTCACGAACTGATGGTGCTGGGGTTGGCGTTCCACCCCGACGGACGCACGCTCGCCAGCGCCGCCATGGACGGGAGCGTCGCGCTGTGGGACACGTCCGACCCGGCCAGGGCATTCGCGCTCGCCGCGCTACCTCGCGAACCCGATGCGCGGTGGCAGTCCGTGGCCTTCAGCCCTGATGGGCGCACGCTGGCCGGTGTGGGGGCGGGGAGGACTCCGGCGGTCCTGTGGGACGTCACCGACCGGACGAGGCTTTCCCGCATCGCCGCACCGCCCGCGAGCGCCGGCGGTTTCCTGCACGACGTCGTGTTCAGCCCGGACGGCGCGATGCTGGTAGCAGTCGGTCAGGACCGGTCAGTGGTGCGCTGGGACGTCCGACGCCCGGCCGAGCCGCTCGCACTGCCGTCGTTCCACGGACACGCGCGCGGCGTCGAGGCGGTGGCCTTCCACCCGGACGGCGGATACCTGGTGACCGGTGGCCACGACCGCGTGGTGATGCTCTGGCACGTGCGCAACCCCGCGGGGGCCGTCCAGTCCGGCGAACCGCTGACCGGGCACGTCGGTGAGGTGGAGCGCTTGGAGTTCCGCCCGGACGGCCGGGTGCTCGTCTCGACCGGCGATGACGGCCAGATCACCTTCTGGGACACCCGCGATCACGCCAGGCCGAGGAGGATCCACCGGTTCGCACCGGGACATCGCGAGGAACTGTCCGCGCTGGCGTTCAGCGCTGACGGTCGCCTGCTCGCGACCGGCTCGCACGACGGTGCCGTGAAGTTGTGGGACGTCAGCGATCCAGCCGCACCCGTCCGCATCGACCAGCCGATCAGCGAACGCGCGGGCCGGGTGCTCGACCTCGCGTTCCTGCCGGCCGGCGGGCAGCTCCTCGTCTGCGGCTCCGGCGGGCAGGTCTTCTTGTGGGACATGGTCAGCAGAAGACGTACCGCGGTGCCGGTGGACATGCCGCTGTTGCCGAACTCGGCCGCGTTCGGCGGTGACGGAACCCTGCTCGCATACGGTGGTCCCGGTCCGGGGAGGTGGTTGTGGGATGTCAGGGATCCCCGGAACCTCCGTGCCATCACGACGCAGCTGGACGAACGCGACGGTTACGCGGTGGAGTCCGCGTTCGCAGGCGACGTGCTGGCCGTCTCGAGCACCGACATCACCGTGGTCCTCTGGGATCTCCGCGATCCCACCCGGCCGCTGCGCCTCGGACAGCCGCTGACCGGGCACGAAAGCCTCGTGTCGAAGATGGCCTTCAGCGCCGATCGGCAGACGCTGCTCACGGTGGACAGCGATCGCGCCGCCATTCTGTGGAACGTCAGTGCACCTGACCACCCCCGCCGGATCGGTCCTCAGCTGCCGTCCGAGGGTGCGGCCGCGCTCAGCGTGGACGGACGCACGGTGGCGTCGAAGGACGGAGACGGTGTGGTGTTGTGGGACCTGAGCGGACCGGTCGACGCTCGCGAACACCCGGTGGAACGCGCGTGTGAGCGAGCCGGGCGGGGACTCACCCGAGAGGAGTGGGAGCACCACGTCGGCCCGGGCTATCGGGAAACCTGCCGGTCACCGGGCCGCTGA